The sequence below is a genomic window from Cyanobacteriota bacterium.
TGGTACTTTGTTCTAACATAGTCTAATAAATCGGCTAAGTCAGTGGCTATCTAGATAGTACAAATGGCTTAAAAATATCAAAATAGCTTGGTTTTCAGGCTATTTTTACTCAAAACAACTAAAAAGCTGTATTTTTTGTTAAAGACTGTTATTTACAGCCATTTTTGCTAGGATTTATAGCTGTTAATAGGAGCAATTATGGCTAAGAAAAAAGGTGATGTAGTAGTAGCAATTCTGGAATGCACAGAGTCAAAGGAACAGGGCCTTGCACCTAGCCGTTATTACACCAGAAAGAACAAAAAAAAGCACCCAGAAAAGCTTGAGTTCAAAAAATACAACTCCAAACTTAAAAAATACACTCTTCACCGCGAAGTTAAATAATCGTGC
It includes:
- the rpmG gene encoding 50S ribosomal protein L33, producing the protein MAKKKGDVVVAILECTESKEQGLAPSRYYTRKNKKKHPEKLEFKKYNSKLKKYTLHREVK